In Humulus lupulus chromosome 7, drHumLupu1.1, whole genome shotgun sequence, the following are encoded in one genomic region:
- the LOC133791147 gene encoding methylsterol monooxygenase 2-2 isoform X3 — MIFSYPVFSYMGMRSSLPLPSWKVILTQIIFYFILEDFVFYWGHRVLHTKWLYKHVHSVHHEYATPFGLTSEYAHPAEILFLGFATIVGPAITGPHLITLWLWMVVRVLETVEAHCGYHFPWSLSNFLPLYGGADFHDYHHRLLYTKSGNYSSTFTYMDWIFGTDKGYRKLKELKKIGAEEDSKEY; from the exons ATGATTTTCTCATATCCTGTCTTCAGCTACATGGGCATGAGAAGTAGTCTTCCTCTGCCGTCCTG GAAAGTAATTTTGACACAGATAATTTTCTACTTCATCTTAGAGGATTTTGTATTTTACTGGGGACATAGGGTTCTCCATACAAAATGGTTGTACAAACATGTGCACAGTGTCCATCATGA ATATGCAACACCTTTTGGACTGACATCTGAATATGCTCACCCTGCTGAGATATTGTTCCTTGGCTTTGCGACTATAGTTGGTCCTGCCATCACCGGACCCCATCTAATAACACTTTGGTTGTGGATGGTAGTAAGAGTATTGGAGACAGTTGAGGCACATTGTGGGTACCATTTTCCATGGAGCCTTTCAAACTTCCTTCCTTTGTATGGCGG TGCTGATTTCCATGACTATCATCATCGCTTACTTTATACTAAGTCAGGCAACTACTCATCAACCTTTACTTACATGGACTG GATATTTGGCACTGACAAGGGCTACAGAAAGTTGAAAGAGCTGAAAAAAATTGGAGCTGAAGAAGACAGCAAGGAGTACTAA
- the LOC133791147 gene encoding methylsterol monooxygenase 2-2 isoform X2, whose translation MYLITNFSDFQLACLGSFFLHESVFFLSGLPFIYLERAGWLSKYKIQTKNNSPAAQEKCITRLLLYHFGVNLPVMIFSYPVFSYMGMRSSLPLPSWKVILTQIIFYFILEDFVFYWGHRVLHTKWLYKHVHSVHHEYATPFGLTSEYAHPAEILFLGFATIVGPAITGPHLITLWLWMVVRVLETVEAHCGYHFPWSLSNFLPLYGGADFHDYHHRLLYTKSGNYSSTFTYMDWIFGTDKGYRKLKELKKIGAEEDSKEY comes from the exons TATCTTATCACAAATTTCAGTGACTTTCAACTGGCATGTCTTGGAAGCTTTTTCCTCCATGAGAGTGTTTTCTTCTTATCCGGGCTTCCCTTTATATATCTTGAGAGAGCAGGATGGCTTAGCAAGTACAAGATTCAG ACAAAAAATAACAGCCCTGCAGCTCAGGAGAAATGTATAACACGCCTGTTGTTGTATCACTTTGGTGTCAACCTACCAGTTATGATTTTCTCATATCCTGTCTTCAGCTACATGGGCATGAGAAGTAGTCTTCCTCTGCCGTCCTG GAAAGTAATTTTGACACAGATAATTTTCTACTTCATCTTAGAGGATTTTGTATTTTACTGGGGACATAGGGTTCTCCATACAAAATGGTTGTACAAACATGTGCACAGTGTCCATCATGA ATATGCAACACCTTTTGGACTGACATCTGAATATGCTCACCCTGCTGAGATATTGTTCCTTGGCTTTGCGACTATAGTTGGTCCTGCCATCACCGGACCCCATCTAATAACACTTTGGTTGTGGATGGTAGTAAGAGTATTGGAGACAGTTGAGGCACATTGTGGGTACCATTTTCCATGGAGCCTTTCAAACTTCCTTCCTTTGTATGGCGG TGCTGATTTCCATGACTATCATCATCGCTTACTTTATACTAAGTCAGGCAACTACTCATCAACCTTTACTTACATGGACTG GATATTTGGCACTGACAAGGGCTACAGAAAGTTGAAAGAGCTGAAAAAAATTGGAGCTGAAGAAGACAGCAAGGAGTACTAA
- the LOC133791147 gene encoding methylsterol monooxygenase 2-2 isoform X1: MASIIESAWQYLITNFSDFQLACLGSFFLHESVFFLSGLPFIYLERAGWLSKYKIQTKNNSPAAQEKCITRLLLYHFGVNLPVMIFSYPVFSYMGMRSSLPLPSWKVILTQIIFYFILEDFVFYWGHRVLHTKWLYKHVHSVHHEYATPFGLTSEYAHPAEILFLGFATIVGPAITGPHLITLWLWMVVRVLETVEAHCGYHFPWSLSNFLPLYGGADFHDYHHRLLYTKSGNYSSTFTYMDWIFGTDKGYRKLKELKKIGAEEDSKEY, from the exons TATCTTATCACAAATTTCAGTGACTTTCAACTGGCATGTCTTGGAAGCTTTTTCCTCCATGAGAGTGTTTTCTTCTTATCCGGGCTTCCCTTTATATATCTTGAGAGAGCAGGATGGCTTAGCAAGTACAAGATTCAG ACAAAAAATAACAGCCCTGCAGCTCAGGAGAAATGTATAACACGCCTGTTGTTGTATCACTTTGGTGTCAACCTACCAGTTATGATTTTCTCATATCCTGTCTTCAGCTACATGGGCATGAGAAGTAGTCTTCCTCTGCCGTCCTG GAAAGTAATTTTGACACAGATAATTTTCTACTTCATCTTAGAGGATTTTGTATTTTACTGGGGACATAGGGTTCTCCATACAAAATGGTTGTACAAACATGTGCACAGTGTCCATCATGA ATATGCAACACCTTTTGGACTGACATCTGAATATGCTCACCCTGCTGAGATATTGTTCCTTGGCTTTGCGACTATAGTTGGTCCTGCCATCACCGGACCCCATCTAATAACACTTTGGTTGTGGATGGTAGTAAGAGTATTGGAGACAGTTGAGGCACATTGTGGGTACCATTTTCCATGGAGCCTTTCAAACTTCCTTCCTTTGTATGGCGG TGCTGATTTCCATGACTATCATCATCGCTTACTTTATACTAAGTCAGGCAACTACTCATCAACCTTTACTTACATGGACTG GATATTTGGCACTGACAAGGGCTACAGAAAGTTGAAAGAGCTGAAAAAAATTGGAGCTGAAGAAGACAGCAAGGAGTACTAA